The proteins below come from a single Procambarus clarkii isolate CNS0578487 chromosome 26, FALCON_Pclarkii_2.0, whole genome shotgun sequence genomic window:
- the LOC123756726 gene encoding mucin-22 — MMSMEISDSIELISGRRGSGLVNYWRTRTSLEKALLVSTAALVLALLGFIIGVATLRAKAGDDAQTIQKLTDDLRVCEAQVLSSTSTPATTTTIMTSSCSPTTPSSTTPSSTTPSSTTPSSTAPSSTTPSSTTPSSTAPNSTTPSSTASSSTTTPSSTASSDTTPSSTASSDTTPSSTVSSDTTPSSTASSDTTPSSTAPNSTTPSSTASSDTTPSSTAPNSTTPSSTASSDTTPSSTAPNSTTPSSTASSDTTPSSTAPNSTTPSSTASSDTTPSSTAPNSTTPSSTASSDTTPSSTASSNITPRHTQP, encoded by the exons ATGATGTCGATGGAAATAAGCGACAGTATAGAACTCATCAGTGGCAGAAG GGGCAGCGGGCTGGTGAACTACTGGCGGACGAGGACCTCCCTGGAGAAGGCGCTGCTGGTGTCCACCGCGGCACTGGTTCTGGCGCTCTTAGGCTTCATCATTGGCGTGGCGACCCTCCGAGCTAAGG CTGGTGATGACGCTCAAACGATCCAGAAGTTGACTGACGACCTGCGTGTGTGTGAGGCTCAGGTCTTGAGCAGCACCTCGACCCccgctactaccaccaccattatgaCGAGCAGCTGCAGTCCCACTACTCCCAGCAGCACTACTCCCAGCAGCACTACTCCCAGCAGCACTACTCCCAGCAGCACTGCTCCCAGCAGCACTACTCCCAGCAGCACTACTCCCAGCAGCACTGCACCAAACAGCACTACTCCCAGCAGCACTGCTTCCAGCAGCACTACTACTCCCAGCAGCACTGCTTCCAGCGACACTACTCCCAGCAGCACTGCTTCCAGCGACACTACTCCCAGCAGCACTGTTTCCAGCGACACTACTCCCAGCAGCACTGCTTCCAGCGACACTACTCCCAGCAGCACTGCACCCAACAGCACTACTCCCAGCAGCACTGCTTCCAGCGACACTACTCCCAGCAGCACTGCACCCAACAGCACTACTCCCAGCAGCACTGCTTCCAGCGACACTACTCCCAGCAGCACTGCACCCAACAGCACTACTCCCAGCAGCACTGCTTCCAGCGACACTACTCCCAGCAGCACTGCACCCAACAGCACTACTCCCAGCAGCACTGCTTCCAGCGACACTACTCCCAGCAGCACTGCACCCAACAGCACTACTCCCAGCAGCACTGCTTCCAGCGACACTACTCCCAGCAGCACTGCTTCCAGCAACATTACTCCCAGACACACACAGCCTtaa